The Dasypus novemcinctus isolate mDasNov1 chromosome 2, mDasNov1.1.hap2, whole genome shotgun sequence genome includes a region encoding these proteins:
- the RIMOC1 gene encoding RAB7A-interacting MON1-CCZ1 complex subunit 1, whose product MAAARSTVISRVEELGDLAQAHIQQLSEAAGEDDHFLIRASAALEKLKLLCGEDKECSNPSNLLELYTQAILDMTYFEENKLVDEDFPEDSSQKVKELINFLSEPETLVKENMNPTYCSLLGDELLECLSWRRGALLYMYCHSLSKRREWLTRKSRLLKQHLVDGITYLLQMLNYRCPIQLNEGVSFQDVETAKLLSEGIFSDIHLLAMMYSGEMCYWGLKHCADQQPENHEVDTDTSGASSTAHKEPLDFREVGEKILKKYVFVCEGPLKEQEWNTTNAKQILNFFQHCHN is encoded by the exons ATGGCGGCCGCACGTTCCACTGTAATTAGTCGAGTGGAGGAGCTCGGCGATCTGGCTCAGGCCCACATACAGCAGCTTAGCGAAGCCGCCGGCGAAGATG ATCATTTTTTAATTCGGGCCTCTGCAGCTTTAGAAAAATTGAAACTCCTTTGTGGAGAAGACAAAGAATGTTCAAACCCATCAAATCTTCTAGAACTTTACACACAG gCTATTTTGGACATGACATATTTTGAGGAGAACAAACTAGTAGATGAAGATTTTCCTGAAGACTCTTCACAAAAAGTAAAAGAgctgattaattttctttcagAACCAGAAACTTtagttaaagaaaatatgaacccTACA TACTGCAGTTTGCTTGGGGACGAGCTACTGGAATGTCTCTCTTGGAGACGAGGAGCCCTACTTTATATGTATTGTCATTCTCTGAGCAAAAGGAGAGAGTGGCTCACAAGAAAATCAAGATTGCTTAAACAG caCCTTGTTGATGGAATCACTTACTTGCTACAGATGCTAAATTATCGGTGTCCTATCCAGTTAAATGAAGGAGTTTCTTTCCAAGACGTAGAAACAGCTAAATTACTGAGTGAAG GAATATTTAGTGACATCCATTTGCTGGCTATGATGTACAGTGGAGAAATGtgttactggggattgaagcattgtgcagatcagcagccagaaAATCATGAAGTGGATACTGATACTTCTGGAGCAAGCAGCACTGCACATAAAGAACCCCTGGACTTCCGAGAAGTAggagaaaaaatcttgaaaaagtatgtatttgtgtgtgaaGGACCCCTGAAAGAACAAGAATGGAATACAACAAAtgcaaaacaaattttaaacttCTTTCAGCATTGCCATAACTAG